In Kitasatospora sp. NBC_00240, the following are encoded in one genomic region:
- a CDS encoding BTAD domain-containing putative transcriptional regulator, with the protein MRPAPSPPPARCESPTRHRHPPAPARRPPGARRAAGRAVIATEPVPATERTPASTPELRFHLLGPLTARVGDHHLDLGRSQQQAFLAMLLAHPGRPLTAARLAEGVFDEDNPPSRPRSVLATHAYRLRRALRDHRAEHLLVTVDGGYRLDVPAESLDSVVFDRLVAQAEDPAADRPRARDLLTSALALHEGEPLAGLPGAHAVELRRHLAERRVAALEAKLALDVDLGDNPSCLVELDQAVFAHPFRERFRALLMLEYHLADRPAEALAVYADARRDYRAEGLDCPELDTLHTRIRRADPALGTATRPVGRSAAAHGRPVPDRGADPGGTPVPEQLPTPLADFTGRQSAVAELATVLTRPHPGAVVISAINGIGGSGKTGLAVHVAHALRAWFPDGRLHLDLRGTRADPLDPVEALGLLLASLGVADREIPADPAERAALYRTTVAGRRLLVLLDDAASAEQIAPLLPGARTCAVLVTSRVWLTGLPGAHHLHLDAMRPAEALDLLAIAAGRARTEAEPEAATAIVTACGLLPLAVRVAGSRLAADPAQSLAGLARALADEQTRLAELAYHHAAVEPVLALSYARLDGEQARALRLLALPDTAVLGLGPAAALLDRAPERTRELLETLADLNLLNSPAADRYRLHGLLRVFARRRGAGEETPAEVSAAYARLLAFCLATARNAEATAHRVEHARRSLITAETAAPGRTFDTVEDATAWLRDQTELHRTVIRRACQDPALPLAQAADLTDKMGSILFGRDYVTTVGDLAARVAEAAPARGERDAEALARSVRGSMLWHAGSYAAAGEELRRCLPLCVGAALRRLRANVLQLLGANARALSDFEAAIGPLEGASSLFHQLDDETAEGLALGELGYNHARCGHLTRARAAGERCAELTGGEVSISSSVGSYYLARILHLCGDLARALERAESALARFRSFGMPAFQAATGGLIARIHLTAGRPTAAVRAAEEALPQARCVGGMLEGTVLRTLGQALADLGHRSRAGACLGQAHEHFRRLGLDADAAETERLLGVLIECPSP; encoded by the coding sequence CTGCGCCCGGCGCCGTCACCGCCCCCAGCCCGCTGCGAATCCCCCACGCGACACCGCCATCCACCGGCCCCGGCGCGCCGTCCCCCCGGGGCCCGACGAGCCGCCGGGAGAGCCGTCATCGCCACCGAGCCCGTACCCGCCACCGAACGCACACCCGCCAGCACACCGGAGCTGCGCTTCCACCTGCTCGGCCCGCTCACCGCCCGGGTCGGCGACCACCACCTCGACCTGGGCCGCAGCCAGCAGCAGGCCTTTCTCGCCATGCTGCTCGCCCACCCGGGCCGGCCGCTGACCGCCGCCCGCCTCGCCGAGGGCGTCTTCGACGAGGACAACCCGCCGAGCCGACCCAGGTCCGTCCTGGCCACTCACGCCTACCGGCTGCGTCGCGCGCTGCGCGACCACCGCGCCGAACACCTCCTGGTCACCGTCGACGGCGGCTACCGCCTCGACGTCCCCGCCGAGTCGCTGGACTCCGTCGTCTTCGACCGCCTCGTCGCGCAGGCGGAGGACCCCGCCGCCGACCGGCCTCGGGCCCGCGACCTGTTGACCTCGGCGCTGGCCCTGCACGAGGGCGAGCCGCTGGCCGGACTGCCCGGTGCCCATGCCGTCGAGCTGCGCCGCCACCTGGCCGAACGCCGGGTGGCGGCACTGGAGGCGAAGCTCGCCCTCGACGTCGATCTGGGGGACAACCCGTCCTGCCTGGTCGAACTCGACCAGGCCGTGTTCGCCCACCCGTTCCGCGAGCGGTTCCGCGCCCTGCTGATGCTGGAGTACCACCTGGCGGACCGCCCGGCCGAGGCGCTGGCCGTGTACGCCGATGCCCGGCGCGACTACCGCGCCGAGGGGCTGGACTGCCCGGAGCTCGACACGCTGCACACGCGGATTCGGCGCGCCGACCCCGCCCTCGGCACGGCGACCCGCCCCGTGGGCCGGTCGGCCGCTGCTCACGGCCGGCCGGTTCCGGACCGGGGGGCGGACCCCGGCGGCACGCCGGTGCCGGAGCAACTTCCCACTCCCCTGGCTGACTTCACCGGCCGGCAGAGCGCCGTCGCAGAGCTGGCCACCGTGCTCACCCGGCCCCACCCGGGCGCCGTGGTCATCTCGGCGATCAACGGAATCGGCGGTTCCGGAAAGACCGGTCTGGCCGTGCACGTCGCCCACGCCCTGCGCGCGTGGTTTCCCGACGGCCGACTGCACCTGGACCTGCGCGGCACCCGGGCCGACCCGCTCGACCCGGTCGAGGCACTCGGCCTGCTGCTGGCCTCCCTCGGCGTCGCGGACCGGGAGATCCCGGCGGACCCGGCCGAGCGCGCCGCGCTCTACCGCACCACCGTGGCCGGCCGCCGCCTGCTGGTGCTGCTCGACGACGCGGCCTCCGCCGAGCAGATCGCCCCGCTGCTGCCCGGCGCCCGGACCTGCGCCGTCCTGGTCACCAGCCGCGTCTGGCTGACCGGCCTCCCGGGCGCCCACCACCTCCACCTCGACGCGATGCGGCCGGCCGAGGCGCTGGACCTGCTCGCCATCGCCGCCGGCCGCGCCCGGACCGAGGCCGAGCCCGAGGCCGCCACCGCGATCGTCACGGCCTGCGGCCTGCTGCCGTTGGCCGTACGGGTGGCCGGCTCCCGGCTGGCCGCCGACCCTGCGCAGTCCCTGGCCGGCCTGGCCCGCGCCCTGGCCGACGAGCAGACCCGACTCGCCGAACTCGCCTACCACCATGCGGCGGTGGAGCCCGTCCTGGCCCTGTCCTACGCCCGGCTCGACGGCGAACAGGCTCGTGCCCTGCGACTGCTCGCCCTCCCGGACACGGCCGTGCTCGGCCTGGGGCCGGCCGCGGCACTGCTCGACCGCGCCCCGGAGCGCACCCGCGAGCTCCTGGAGACCCTGGCCGACCTGAACCTGCTGAACTCGCCGGCCGCCGACCGGTACCGGCTGCACGGCCTGCTGCGGGTCTTCGCCCGTCGGCGCGGCGCCGGCGAGGAGACCCCGGCCGAGGTCTCGGCCGCGTACGCCCGGCTGCTCGCCTTCTGCCTCGCCACCGCCCGCAACGCCGAGGCGACCGCGCACCGCGTCGAGCACGCCCGCCGCAGCCTGATCACGGCGGAGACCGCCGCGCCCGGCAGGACCTTCGACACGGTGGAGGACGCCACCGCCTGGCTGCGCGACCAGACCGAACTCCACCGGACCGTGATCCGCCGGGCCTGCCAGGACCCGGCCCTGCCGCTCGCCCAGGCCGCCGACCTGACGGACAAGATGGGCTCGATCCTGTTCGGGCGCGACTACGTGACCACGGTCGGCGACCTGGCGGCCCGGGTCGCCGAAGCGGCGCCGGCCCGCGGCGAACGGGACGCCGAGGCGCTCGCCCGCTCGGTCCGCGGCAGCATGCTCTGGCACGCCGGCTCCTACGCGGCGGCGGGCGAGGAGCTCCGCCGCTGCCTGCCCCTGTGCGTGGGGGCGGCGCTGCGCCGGCTGCGCGCCAACGTCCTCCAGCTGCTGGGGGCGAACGCGCGGGCGCTGAGCGACTTCGAGGCGGCGATCGGTCCGCTCGAAGGGGCGTCGTCGCTGTTCCACCAGCTCGACGACGAGACCGCCGAGGGCCTCGCACTCGGTGAGCTCGGCTACAACCACGCCAGGTGCGGCCACCTCACCCGGGCCCGCGCGGCCGGCGAGCGGTGTGCCGAGCTGACCGGTGGTGAGGTGTCCATCTCCTCGTCCGTCGGAAGCTACTACCTGGCCCGGATCCTCCACCTCTGCGGCGACCTCGCGCGGGCCCTGGAACGGGCGGAGAGCGCCCTGGCCCGGTTCCGTTCCTTCGGCATGCCCGCCTTCCAGGCCGCGACCGGCGGCCTGATCGCCCGGATCCACCTCACGGCCGGGCGGCCGACGGCCGCCGTCCGGGCCGCCGAGGAGGCACTTCCGCAGGCCCGCTGCGTCGGCGGAATGCTGGAAGGCACCGTGCTGCGCACTCTCGGCCAGGCCCTCGCCGACCTGGGCCACCGCAGCCGGGCCGGGGCCTGCCTCGGACAGGCGCACGAGCACTTCCGGCGGCTGGGCCTCGACGCCGACGCGGCCGAGACCGAGCGGCTGCTCGGCGTGCTCATCGAATGTCCATCGCCGTGA